A stretch of Coccidioides posadasii str. Silveira chromosome 2, complete sequence DNA encodes these proteins:
- the NUO49 gene encoding NADH:ubiquinone oxidoreductase 49kD subunit (EggNog:ENOG410PJIG~COG:C~BUSCO:5191at33183), with amino-acid sequence MASTLTFLARHAPKRLCVSSSIPNTAARLAAPRLFSNSSAARQYDESAYQATRLIPTGPDFRPHSPTAVGEASGLESDAGHNRKIRHYTVNFGPQHPAAHGVLRLILELNGEEIVRADPHVGLLHRGTEKLIEYKTYLQALPYFDRLDYVSMMTNEQCYSLAVEKLLNIEIPERAKWIRTLFGEITRILNHLMSVLSHAMDVGALTPFLWGFEEREKLMEFYERVSGARLHAAYVRPGGVHQDIPLGLLDDIYQWATQFGDRIDETEELLTDNRIWKARTQGIGVVSAADALNFGFTGVMLRGSGVPWDIRKSQPYDAYDQVEFDVPVGVNGDCYDRYLCRMEEFRQSLRIIHQCLNKMPAGPVRVEDYKINPPPRAAMKENMEALIHHFLLFTKGYAVPPGETYSAIEAPKGEMGVYIVSDGSERPYRCKIRAPGFAHLGCFDQISRGHLLADAVAIIGTMDLVFGEVDR; translated from the exons ATGGCCTCAACTCTCACATTCCTGGCGCGACATGCGCCCAAGAGACTTTGTGTCTCGAGTTCCATACCAAACACAGCGGCCCGCCTCGCAGCCCCCAGACTCTTCTCCAATTCTTCCGCCGCCCGACAGTACGATGAATCCGCATATCAAGCAACCAGACTCATTCCAACCGGCCCCGATTTCCGACCCCATTCGCCGACCGCAGTTGGCGAGGCATCCGGCCTGGAATCCGATGCTGGCCATAACCGAAAGATCCGTCACTATACAGTCAACTTTGGGCCACAACATCCCGCCGCCCACGGTGTGTTGCGATTGATTTTGGAACTCAATGGCGAAGAGATTGTTCGCGCTGACCCGCACGTCGGACTTTTACACCGTGGAACCGAGAAGTTGATCGAGTATAAGACATATCTGCAAGCCCTTCCATACTTCGATCGCCTGGACTACGTTTCCATGATGACCAATGAACAATGCTACTCGTTAGCTGTGGAGAAATTGTTAAATATCGAGATCCCGGAGAGAGCAAAGTGGATTAGAACATTGTTCGGCGAGATTACTAGAATTCTTAACCACCTGATGTCCGTTTTGTCCCACGCTATGGACGTTGGCGCTTTAACACCATTCTTGTGGGGTTTCGAGGAACGAGAAAAATTGATG GAATTTTACGAAAGAGTTTCCGGCGCTCGTCTCCATGCTGCATATGTTCGACCCGGAGGCGTTCATCAAGATATCCCTCTCGGCCTCCTCGACGATATCTATCAATGGGCTACTCAATTTGGTGACCGCATCGACGAAACCGAAGAACTTCTCACAGACAACAGAATTTGGAAAGCCAGAACCCAAGGGATCGGTGTCGTCTCAGCCGCAGATGCCCTCAATTTCGGCTTCACAGGTGTCATGTTGCGAGGCTCCGGTGTGCCATGGGACATTCGTAAGTCGCAGCCATATGACGCCTACGACCAGGTCGAGTTTGATGTGCCTGTCGGAGTCAATGGAGATTGCTACGACCGATATCTTTGCCGTATGGAGGAATTCCGGCAATCGCTTCGAATCATCCACCAGTGCTTGAACAAAATGCCAGCCGGCCCAGTTCGAGTGGAAGACTACAAGATTAACCCACCTCCCCGTGCCGCCATGAAGGAGAATATGGAAGCTTTGATTCACCACTTCTTGCTCTTTACAAAGGGTTACGCAGTTCCTCCTGGAGAGACATATTCTGCCATTGAAGCTCCCAAGGGTGAAATGGGTGTGTACATTGTCAGCGATGGAAGTGAGAGACCTTATAGATGTAAGATCCGTGCTCCGGGATTCGCCCATCTCGGATGCTTCGATCAGATTTCTCGAGGTCATCTCTTAGCTGACGCCGTCGCTATTATTG GTACCATGGATCTTGTGTTTGGAGAGGTTGACAGATAA
- the RPC40 gene encoding DNA-directed RNA polymerase core subunit rpc40 (EggNog:ENOG410PI11~COG:K~BUSCO:8746at33183): MAPRIASAEEVRKRKIIGINPETVTHISATDFPGHWPGEDHSWSVNKFKENFQVTFHKNDSFEATFSLIGVDAAVANAFRRILIAEIPSLAIEFVFIHNNTSVLHDEVLSHRLGLVPLKGSLEGINWMSWFRMPKEGEPDSGSPASDSNTIVLKLNVECTKNQNARPDEDDPTKLYNNAHVYAKDIVFEPVGRQAAIFSGPHGVIQPAYPDILLAKLRPGQKIDIEMHCIKGIGQDHAKFSPVATASYRLLPDIQITRPILGNDAVNFANCFPKGVIGIEQVTAEDAAQAGSGYEGQEGEKKAVVVDPFKDTVSRECLRHEEFKGKVKLGRVRDHFIFNIESVGQFNSDLLFLESVKVLKLKCARLKRNVAALADMTNTQLA, translated from the exons ATGGCGCCCCGTATAGCTTCGGCGGAAGAGGTTCGCAAAAGAAAG ATCATTGGTATCAACCCAGAAACGGTCACGCATATCTCCGCCACAGACTTCCCGGGACATTGGCCAGGAGAAGACCATTCTTGGTCTGTGAATAAGTTTAAAGAA AACTTTCAAGTCACTTTCCACAAGAATGACTCTTTCGAGGCTACCTTTTCCCTAATCGGAGTCGATGCTGCCGTTGCGAATGCTTTTCGACGTATCCTTATTGCCGAAATCCCCTCTCTTGCCATCGAGTTCGTTTTCATTCACAACAATACCTCTGTGCTACATGATGAAGTTCTCTCCCACCGGCTAGGCCTCGTTCCGTTGAAGGGTTCTCTTGAGGGTATCAATTGGATGAGCTGGTTTAGAATGCCCAAAGAAGGAGAACCTGATTCTGGTAGCCCGGCCAGTGATTCTAACACTATCGTTCTAAAACTCAACGTGGAGTGCACAAAGAACCAAAACGCACGTCCCGACGAGGACGATCCTACGAAACTCTATAATAATGCACACGTCTACGCCAAGGACATTGTTTTCGAGCCCGTGGGCCGTCAGGCTGCAATTTTTTCGGGACCGCACGGAGTGATTCAACCCGCATATCCGGACATTCTGCTCGCAAAGCTACGGCCGGGACAGAAGATTGATATTGAGATGCATTGTATTAAGGGAATCGGGCAGGATCATGCCAAATTCTCTCCGGTAGCGACAGCATCGTATAGACTCCTTCCAGATATCCAAATCACGCGCCCAATACTCGGAAACGATGCTGTTAACTTTGCAAACTGTTTCCCGAAGGGAGTTATTGGGATCGAGCAGGTGACGGCGGAAGACGCAGCGCAAGCGGGGAGCGGATACGAAGGAcaagaaggagaaaagaaagctgtGGTTGTGGATCCTTTCAAAGACACTGTTAGCAGAGAGTGTTTGCGTCACGAGGAGTTCAAAGGCAAGGTTAAGCTTGGCCGCGTCCGGGATCATTTCATTTTCAATATTGAGAGCGTGGGACAGTTTAACAGCGATCTGCTCTTCCTTGAGAGCGTCAAGGTCCTAAAACTCAAGTGCGCGAGATTGAAGCGGAATGTTGCCGCGTTGGCTGACATGACTAACACGCAACTAGCATAG
- the TEL2 gene encoding telomere binding protein (EggNog:ENOG410PJ5W~COG:S~TransMembrane:2 (i129-147o824-845i)~BUSCO:1438at33183), which yields MENLLTAVKTVSIGNRDEGNGLSEVIPKGSVRSSGEQPSGEGKCIVNTSQQALHLLGSGPSDSQFRAVLNFLDPANTPTSGFDITEPGPSTISILNGLITLAINDRWANIEREYRSSPKSKRAKTTRTIVLRCLTSVSGIGALIANLRSNLDQFQVQKRGDSLSRQILLRDTLSALSYVLRAPNLLLNVYQKIANISSPAKKRSAWSQFIVFLSSGRALSTAGETFATLKDVGIPKSIRWLGEGKTYASWLGRCIVSMALGLTDEDSEGWNNLAKFTQRALSLGYQNDLLNEIYSGLLLHPGISARPFGTLIGLLEQHSQKRVFECIIHDLETKYFLDITGPASTPLHETETRSAIRGVSAVVSLILNLLPSLSSHVIDCLIKAVGGNIKGANMRRALLVIYANRTDILSEILKKAIALFGDELYLKHAPQMIQEANCQVILLAAGYLHRADAAELENITKSGSYLSTITHRIGASLPRSRFLGMVVGMGLSKLTDPPDKALKFQSDEMQSQDALWYLSLTEVMDEVGVPTELTTLKAVGSQSLLKRHSSQQPNTPQPKSTPSQTRVVGIEEISDKSEEEGLYAYEKPDSDASDSEEDPTLIQRSKPSAPVYIRDLVSALSDTENPDRYHLAISTAPDLIRRKTAFGTEIVESANELALQLVSLQDKYDMPKFHERRMEGLVALIVALPSQMGRWMAHTLFNVDLSLAHRSSVLIALGLAARELAGFGDADAKVMGLEKSTHTFPSKRLPEHLEPIYDSSKASIETISKQISQNILEPMALTAADKLTGPNIMKLRPLSSYAEEERQKRGLESRRRQKSVPKELYGVLSEAFLMPLLGEFSVMMYTMRSFGNSNPFLEPHLISLSVQTITLLLSTIGPHTPTLNLSTSEVFSFLTTLHNLPVASDPIVLPAILSLFLTVVDVNIVSGSTAEESLATQFATSVLELREWVDGVFERAPKEDERVRALAAGIMVKLEEVTRRYQGRLLGLDSKFEY from the exons ATGGAGAATCTCTTAACAGCCGTCAAGACTGTAAGCATCGGAAACCGTGACGAGGGCAATGGCCTGTCCGAAGTGATACCCAAAGGTTCCGTCCGTTCATCCGGTGAACAGCCCAGCGGAGAAGGGAAGTGCATCGTCAACACATCTCAGCAAGCTCTCCACCTTCTTGGTTCAGGGCCGTCGGATTCTCAGTTTCGCGCCGTCTTGAATTTTCTTGACCCAGCCAATACCCCTACAAGCGGATTTGATATAACGGAGCCAGGGCCATCCACTATTTCCATCTTGAACGGCCTAATTACTCTTGCGATCAATGATCGCTGGGCAAATATTGAGAGAGAGTATCGATCATCTCCCAAGTCCAAAAGGGCTAAGACTACTCGCACAATAGTGCTGAGGTGCTTGACCAGCGTAAGCGGGATTGGAGCTTTGATTGCCAATCTTCGTTCAAATCTCGACCAATTTCAGGTTCAAAAACGAGGAGATAGTCTATCCAGGCAGATACTGCTCCGTGACACCCTTTCTGCCCTCTCATACGTCCTGCGGGcaccaaatttgctattAAACGTCTATCAAAAGATTGCAAACATTTCTTCTCCTGCTAAGAAAAGGTCTGCTTGGTCACAATTCATTGTATTTCTCTCTTCGGGGAGGGCATTGTCTACCGCAGGTGAAACGTTCGCGACTCTAAAAGATGTCGGAATCCCTAAATCAATACGATGGCTTGGAGAGGGCAAAACCTACGCTTCGTGGCTTGGCCGTTGTATCGTGTCCATGGCTTTAGGTTTAACAGATGAGGACTCGGAAGGATGGAACAATCTCGCGAAGTTTACCCAGCGAGCTTTAAGCCTCGGGTATCAGA ACGATCTTTTAAATGAAATATATTCCGGCCTATTACTTCATCCTGGCATCTCAGCAAGACCTTTTGGAACCCTAATAGGGCTCCTGGAGCAACATTCCCAGAAACGGGTTTTCGAATGCATAATCCATGACCTAGAGACGAAATATTTCCTAGATATTACGGGCCCTGCTTCCACTCCATTGCATGAGACCGAGACGCGCTCTGCTATTCGAGGCGTTTCGGCAGTAGTATCCTTGATTTTAAACCTACTGCCCTCTCTGTCCTCTCACGTTATTGATTGTCTGATTAAAGCCGTTGGCGGTAATATCAAGGGAGCCAATATGCGCCGTGCTCTCCTTGTAATATATGCAAATCGAACAG ATATCCTGTCCGAGATATTAAAGAAGGCCATAGCGCTATTTGGAGACGAGCTGTACCTAAAACACGCACCACAGATGATCCAAGAAG CCAATTGCCAAGTGATATTACTTGCTGCCGGGTACCTACACAGGGCTGATGCGGCTGAGTTGGAGAATATAACTAAATCAGGTTCCTATCTTTCTACAATTACCCACAGAATTGGAGCGTCTCTCCCTCGATCTCGATTTCTAGGCATGGTTGTGGGAATGGGTCTTTCAAAATTAACCGATCCTCCTGATAAAGCTTTGAAATTCCAATCGGATGAGATGCAGAGCCAGGATGCTTTGTGGTATCTGAGCCTTACCGAAGTCATGGATGAAGTTGGTGTTCCCACGGAATTGACGACTCTAAAAGCTGTTGGATCCCAGAGTCTATTAAAGCGACATTCATCTCAACAACCGAACACTCCACAGCCCAAATCCACACCCAGCCAAACTAGAGTCGTTGGCATTGAAGAGATATCTGATaagtcagaagaagaaggcctCTATGCATACGAAAAACCTGATTCGGACgcttcagattcagaagagGATCCCACTCTTATTCAGCGTTCAAAGCCTTCTGCTCCAGT CTATATCCGTGATCTTGTCTCGGCTCTTAGTGACACAGAAAATCCAGACCGTTACCATTTAGCCATTTCGACCGCACCAGACCTCATTCGTCGCAAAACCGCTTTCGGTACGGAAATTGTTGAAAGTGCCAACGAGCTTGCTTTACAACTTGTTTCCCTACAAGATAAGTATGACATGCCGAAATTTCACGAGCGGCGAATGGAAGGTCTCGTCGCCCTTATTGTTGCCCTTCCGTCCCAAATGGGGCGATGGATGGCGCACACACTTTTTAACGTCGACCTTTCTCTCGCGCATCGGTCATCTGTTTTAATAGCGCTTGGACTAGCTGCCAGAGAACTCGCTGGTTTCGGGGACGCGGATGCAAAGGTCATGGGGCTTGAAAAATCTACCCATACATTTCCTTCGAAAAGATTGCCGGAGCATCTAGAACCAATTTATGACTCATCCAAGGCGTCAATTGAGACCATATCAAAACAAATCTCCCAAAACATCTTAGAGCCCATGGCCCTGACTGCAGCAGATAAGTTAACTGGTCCCAATATTATGAAGCTCCGGCCTCTTTCTTCCTATGCAGAGGAAGAACGACAGAAACGTGGCTTGGAATCAAGACGGAGGCAAAAGTCCGTGCCCAAAGAGCTATATGGGGTTTTATCAGAAGCATTTCTCATGCCATTACTGGGGGAATTCAGTGTGATGATGTATACAATGCG TTCCTTCGGGAATAGTAATCCATTCCTCGAACCACATCTCATTTCTCTTTCTGTGCAAACAATTACCCTTCTCCTGTCAACCATCGGGCCACATACGCCCACCCTCAACTTATCCACAAGCGAAGTGTTTTCGTTTCTCACCACATTGCACAATTTGCCTGTCGCCTCTGATCCCATCGTCCTACCTGCTATCCTATCCCTATTTCTCACCGTTGTGGACGTCAATATTGTATCTGGGAGTACTGCGGAAGAAAGCTTAGCGACTCAATTTGCTACTTCAGTCCTTGAGCTGCGAGAATGGGTCGATGGTGTGTTTGAACGGGCGCCTAAAGAGGATGAAAGGGTGAGAGCCCTAGCAGCAGGGATCATGGTGAAGCTCGAAGAAGTAACGAGAAGATACCAGGGTCGGTTGCTTGGGCTGGATAGCAAGTTTGAATACTGA
- a CDS encoding uncharacterized protein (EggNog:ENOG410PP17~COG:O~BUSCO:15346at33183) has protein sequence MQSSLPPGISIVNADNFHEWEMDIQVLDSNPLYQNDTYRLHFTFTKNYPIEAPEVIFISLPQSSPTPRRIPIHPHVYSNGIICLDLLGPTGWTPVQTVESVCMSIQSMLTGNTRNERPPDDGDFPPGSRPRPRDLLFEYDDDGV, from the exons ATGCAATCCTCCCTTCCACCTGGAATATCCATAGTGAACGCAGACAACTTCCACGAGTGGGAAATGGATATCCAAGTTCTTGATTCTAATCCTCTCTACCAAAACGACACATACCGCCTCCATTTCACATTTACCAAAAACTACCCCATAG AGGCTCCCGAAGTCATATTCATCTCCCTTCCTCAGTCATCGCCGACGCCCCGTCGCATCCCCATCCATCCCCATGTCTACAGCAATGGAATCATATGTCTTGACCTCCTCGGCCCCACAGGCTGGACCCCCGTACAAACGGTAGAAAGCGTCTGCATGAGCATCCAGAGCATGCTCACAGGAAATACCAGGAACGAAAGACCACCTGATGATGGGGATTTCCCTCCTGGGTCCCGCCCAAGGCCAAGGGACCTTTTATTTGAATATGACGACGACGGAGTTTGA
- a CDS encoding uncharacterized protein (EggNog:ENOG410PIEM~COG:O~BUSCO:6991at33183) — translation MASWGGCQPTSFEQSRWKHLHRILTRSGPFSDDDWVPGPETMSAVASSKVLVIGAGGLGCEILKNLALSGFKDIHVIDMDTIDISNLNRQFLFRQDDVGKPKAEVAAAFVQKRVKGVRITPYVGKIQDKDEDYYMQFKIVVCGLDSIEARRWINSTLVGMVDPENPESLKPLIDGGTEGFKGQARVILPTLTSCIECQLDMHAPRPAIPLCTIATIPRQPQHCIEWAHQIAWGEKRKGEEFDGDDLEHVSWIYQTAVERAKQFSIPGVTFSMTQGVVKNIIPAIASTNAVIAAACTSEALKIATSCNPFLENYMMYAGEEGVYTYTFASEQKPDCPVCGNLAKKITVSPEATLQDFVDSLGDRAEAQLKSPSLRSEEKTLYQRFPPQLEEQTRPNLKRKLTELVVDGEEVAVSDPAFTIDFRFKLVFNH, via the exons atggCTTCCTGGGGGGGCTGCCAGCCCACCAGTTTTGAGCAAAGCAGATG GAAGCATCTCCACAGAATTCTTACTCGGTCAGGCCCCTTCAGTGACGACGATTGGGTTCCTGGACCCGAGACCATGTCTGCTGTAGCATCTTCAAAAGTCCT GGTGAT AGGTGCTGGAGGGCTCGGATGTGAGATTCTCAAGAATTTGGCCTTATCGGGCTTCAAAGACATCCATGTGATTGACATGG ATACAATCGATATCTCCAACTTAAACCGACAATTTCTTTTCCGCCAAGATGATGTCGGGAAGCCAAAGGCTGAAGTTGCAGCTGCCTTTGTCCAGAAGAGAGTAAAGGGGGTGAGAATCACACCCTATGTCGGAAAGATTCAAGACAAGGATGAGGATTACTACATGCAGTTCAAGATCGTTGTCTGTGGCCTTGATAGCATCGAAGCGCGACGGTGGATTAATTCTACCCTTGTGGGAATGGTGGACCCGGAGAACCCCGAGAGCTTGAAGCCACTTATCGACGGTGGCACAGAGG GATTCAAAGGGCAGGCGAGAGTGATACTGCCAACTCTCACATCTTGTATCGAGTGCCAGCTTGACATGCATGCACCACGGCCTGCAATCCCTTTGTGCACGATTGCAACTATTCCCCGCCAGCCTCAGCACTGTATTGAATGGGCGCACCAAATCGCCTGGGGCGAGAAGCGCAAGGGAGAAGAGTTCGACGGCGATGACTTGGAGCACGTCAGTTGGATCTATCAGACTGCGGTGGAACGTGCCAAACAGTTTTCTATCCCAGGGGTGACATTCTCGATGACTCAGGGTGTCGTGAAGAATATCATCCCCGCCATAGCTTCCACAAACGCCGTGATTGCAGCTGCATGTACATCTGAAGCACTCAAAATCGCAACCTCATGCAATCCGTTTTTGGAGAACTACATGATGTACGCCGGAGAAGAGGGTGTTTACACGTATACCTTTGCCTCGGAACAGAAACCAGATTGTCCTGTTTGTGGGAATTTGGCCAAGAAGATAACCGTTAGTCCCGAAGCAACCCTCCAAGACTTTGTTGACTCGCTGGGCGACCGAGCAGAAGCCCAGCTCAAGTCTCCCAGTTTGCGATCTGAAGAGAAGACGCTGTATCAGCGATTTCCGCCACAGTTAGAGGAACAGACACGGCCCAACCTGAAGCGCAAGCTGACAGAACTAGTCGTAGATGGGGAAGAAGTGGCTGTTAGTGACCCGGCGTTCACCATCGATTTCCGATTTAAGCTTGTATTTAATCACTGA